The following nucleotide sequence is from Streptomyces leeuwenhoekii.
AGCGTCGAAGTCCTGGAGGAACAGCCCGAGCCCGGCGGAGCCGTGCGGCACGACAGCGGCGTCGACGCGGACTTCGTCAGCGACGTGTTCAGCTCCTTCTACCCGCTGGCCGCCGCCTCCCCGGTACTGGCCGGCCTCGGCCTGACGGAACACGGCCTGCGGTGGAGCCACGCCCCCCACGTCCTCGCCCACCCCCTGAGCGACGGCACGTGCGCGGTCCTCGACCGCCGCGTCGACACCACCGCCGCCTCCCTGGAGGTCTTCGCCCCCGGAGACGGAGCGGCCTGGCGGCGCCTGTACGAGGTGTGGGAAAGCCTCCGCCCCGACATCCTCGACGCGTTGTTCACGCCCTTCCCGCCGATCCGGGCCACCGCCCGGCTCGCCGCCCGGCTGCGCAGCGCGGGCGGGCTGCGGCTGGCGCGCTCCCTGGTGCTGCCCGTGCGGCGCCTGGGCGAGGAGGAGTTCCGGGGTGCGGGCGGCAGGCTGCTCCTGGCCGGCAACGCCCTCCACGCCGACCTGGCCCCGGAGGCCGCGGGCAGCGGCGGCTTCGGCTGGCTGATGTCCATGCTCGGACAGACGTACGGCTTCCCCGTACCGGTCGGCGGCTCCGGCGCCCTCACCGACGCCCTGGTGCGCCGCCTGCGCGCCCGGGGCGGCACCCTGCGCTGCGGACGGCGCGTCAGCCGCGTCGTCGTCCGCGACCGGCGCGCCGTGGCGGTGCGCACCGCCGACGGCGAGACCGTTCCCGCGCGCCACGCCGTGCTCGCGGACGTCTCCGTACCCGACCTGTACGGCGGTCTCGTCGAGCCGGAGCACCTGCCCGCACAGGTGCTGGACGACGTCGAGCGCTTCCAGTGGGACTTCGCCACCTTCAAGGTGGACTGGGCGCTGGACGGCCCGGTGCCGTGGAAGTCCGAGGAAGCGGCCCGGGCCGGCACCGTGCACCTGGCCGACGGCGTGGACGAACTGACCCGGTTCGCCGCCCAGATCGCGATGCGGCAGGTGCCCGACCGGCCTTTCACCCTGTTCGGGCAGATGACGACCGCCGACCCGTGCCGCTCGCCACAGGGCACCGAGTCGGCGTGGGCCTACACCCACGTCCCCCACGACATCCGGGCCGACGCCGGGGAGGAGGGCATCACCGGAAGCTGGGACGCCGGGGAGCAAGAGCTCATGGCCGACCGCGTCGAACGGCAAGTCGAGCGGTTCGCCCCGGGTTTCCGGCAACTCGTGCGCGCCCGCCGCATCCTGGCCCCGCCCACCCTCCAGTCGCTCGACGCCAACCTGCGCGGCGGCGCCATCAACGGCGGCACCACCGCCCTCCACCAGCAGCTCTTCTTCCGCCCCGTGCCCGGCGCCGGACGGCCGGAGACAGCGGTGGCGGGCCTGTTCCTCGCCTCCGCGGGCGCCCACCCGGGGGGCGGCGTGCACGGCGCCCCCGGCGCCAACGCCGCGCGGGCCGCGCTGCGCCGGCACTTCCCCCCGGGCCGTACCCGGCTCCAGCGGATGCTCGCCGGCCGCGACCGCACCGGAACGAAACGGTGAGCGGGCGGCCGGCGGTGGACAGCCCCCTGCGGAACCGGACCGTCGTCGTCACCGGAGCCGCGCGCGGCATCGGGGCGGCGCTGGCGCTGGAGCTGGCCCGCCGCGGCGCCCGGCTCGCCCTGCTCGGCCACGAGAAGCCCCTCCTGGACGCGGTGGCGGCCACCGTGCCGTCCGCCGCACTGACGTGGGAGGTGGACGTCACCGACGCCGAGGCGCTGGCCGGCGCGGCGGACGAGGTGCGCCGGCGGCTGGGCCCCCCGTCCGCCGTGGTGGCGAACGCGGGCATCGCGACCGGCGGCCCGTTCGCCACCTCGGACCCGGCCCTGTGGCGCCGCGTCATCGACGTCAACCTCACGGGCAGCGCCCAGACCGCGCGGGCGTTCCTGCCGGACCTGACCGACACGGCGGGCTACTACCTCCAGGTCGCCTCGTCCGCGTCGCTGGGCGCCGCCCCGCTGATGAGCGCCTACTGCGCCGCCAAGGCGGGGGCCGAAGCCTTCGCCCAGGCACTGCGGGCCGAGGTGGCGCACCTCGGGATCGGCGTGGGCATCGCCTATGTGCACTGGACGGACACCGAGATGATCCGCGACGCCGACCGGTACACGGCCCTGCGCACCCTGCGCGTCCGCATGCCGCCGCCTGCCTCGCGCGTCTCCCCCGTGGACGCGGTCGCCGCCCGGCTGGCCCACGCCGTCGAACGCCGTCGTACGACCGTCTACGTACCCGCCTGGCTGCGCATGGCACAGGTGGTGCGCACGGCCATGCCCCCCGTGGTGCTGCGCCGGACCCGCCGCGAACTGCCCCGGCTGGAGGACGCCCGGGAACTGACCGCGACCGGCCCGCTCGGGGCGGGCGGACGGGCCGACCGGGCGGCCGCGGAGGAGACGGCGGGCCGGCAGACGGGGGAGACGGCGGATCCGAAGACGGAGACAACGCCGGACACCGGCGAAAGGGCCGCCAAGGAGACGGACGGGGAGACGGACGAGTAGGCGTCGTACCGGGGCCGTCGCGAGTCGTCCGCCCGCGGCCGGGGACCGCCGGGGACGTCAGGCGCGCGATCTTCTCTTCTCCCTCCCCGCCGTCGTGCTCCCGGTCACGGTCGCCCCGCGGCGGGCGAGGGCGCGCAGCAGCGCCGAGCGGCCGCGGTCGGGGACCGTCCACAGCCCCTCACCCCGCACGCCCCACCGCTCCAGCAGGGCGTTGGCGGCGAGGAATCCGGAGGTGGCGGCCCGCTCCATCAACGCCACCGGCAGGTCGGTGCGCACCAGATCACCGGCGACGACGACGGCCGGGTCCGGCGTCCGGACGGTGGGCCGGTCCCGGTAGCCGCCCACCGGGAACAGCGGGCAGTCCGCCCGGTATTCGTGGCGGACGTCGAGGACGCGGGCGTCACGGGTCTCCGGATACACGCGGTGCAACTGCTCGGTGAGTTCCCCGGCCGCCGTGTCCGGGGCGGTGGCGGGGGAGAGCGCGTAGCCGTGCAGTTCGACGACCGATCCGCCCGAGCGCGCGGCCCAGCGTGCCGCCTCGCCCTCCCAGTGGGAGACCACGCTGACGTTGTCCAGCGGGCCGTAGCCGCTGGTGCCGAGGAATCCGGGGCGGCCGGGGGCGACCGGCCGGTCCAGCCACAGCCGGGACACCAGGAACGGTGGCGCGGTGCGCAGCCGCGCCACCCGGGCCCGCCACTCGGCGTCGCCGAGCCCCGGTGAGCGGTCCACCAGCGCCCTCAGGCCGTCGACGTCCAGGGCGAGGACGACGGCGTCGTAGCGGCGCGCACCGGAGGCGTCGACCACGTCGTGGCCGCCGTCGGAGCGCGGACGGACGGCCTCCACGGGGGCGGCGGTCCGCACCGTCACGCCGTGCCCGGCCAGGTGGCGCGCGAGCGGATCCCACAGCGCCTGCGGATACGGCTCGCGCGGAACGTCGAACAGCAGCCCTTCGCTGGAGCCGAGGAAGTAGATGTGGAACATCAGCGCCATCTCCGCGGCGGACAGCTCACGGGGGTCGGCGAAGAAACTGCGGGAGAACACCTCGAAAGCCAGGTGCCGTGCGGCGGCGGGGAAGCGCAGGGAGTCGAGGAAGTCGTGCGCGCTGACGTGGTCGAGCCGGTCGTGGACGCGGCGGGTGCGGACGTCGAGCAGGGGCAGCGCCGCCGAGGGGCGCAGGGACAGCAGGTCCCGAGGCCCGAAGGCGGGGCTCAGCGCGACGAAACCGAGGGCGTTCCACGGGGGAGTGCGCGGAACGCGGCGGAAGCCGTCGCACAGGCCGCTGCTGTGCCGGAGCGGGTAGTCGGGCAGCCCCGCCAGCATCTCCAGCGCGGGATCGGCCCGGCGCAGCAGACTCCGCAGGTTGTAGTACTGGCGGAAGAAGGCGTGGAAACCGCGGCTCATCGTCGCCCGTGTGCCGTCGGCCAGGGTGACCGGCCGGCCGGAGACCCGGCCGCCGAGCTGCGGCTCGCGCTCGTGCAGCACCACGCGTACGCCGCGCTCGGCGAGCACGGTGGCCGCCGCCAGCCCGGCGATGCCGCCGCCGACCACCGCCGCGGACGGCGGCCCGCCGGCGATCCGCTCCCGTCCGGGCCGGGGCGGGAGGAGCCGCGCGCGCCGGTCCCTGCCCGGGGGGCGCGCGCCGCCTCGCGCGCTCACCGGGCACCGCCCGGGCGCTGGGGCGGGCGGCGGGCCAGGAACGTGTGGGTGATACCCGTCTGCCAGCCGGGCAGCGGCAGGACGCGGACGCGGTCGAACCCGGCCCGGCCCAGCCGGGCGGCGAAGGCCGGCGCCGTGTCGAAGGTGGCGACACTGCGCCCCAGATGGCGGTAGAGAGCCCGGTCGCCGGTGGCCGTGCC
It contains:
- a CDS encoding phytoene desaturase family protein translates to MPDAVVIGAGPNGLVAANLLADAGWSVEVLEEQPEPGGAVRHDSGVDADFVSDVFSSFYPLAAASPVLAGLGLTEHGLRWSHAPHVLAHPLSDGTCAVLDRRVDTTAASLEVFAPGDGAAWRRLYEVWESLRPDILDALFTPFPPIRATARLAARLRSAGGLRLARSLVLPVRRLGEEEFRGAGGRLLLAGNALHADLAPEAAGSGGFGWLMSMLGQTYGFPVPVGGSGALTDALVRRLRARGGTLRCGRRVSRVVVRDRRAVAVRTADGETVPARHAVLADVSVPDLYGGLVEPEHLPAQVLDDVERFQWDFATFKVDWALDGPVPWKSEEAARAGTVHLADGVDELTRFAAQIAMRQVPDRPFTLFGQMTTADPCRSPQGTESAWAYTHVPHDIRADAGEEGITGSWDAGEQELMADRVERQVERFAPGFRQLVRARRILAPPTLQSLDANLRGGAINGGTTALHQQLFFRPVPGAGRPETAVAGLFLASAGAHPGGGVHGAPGANAARAALRRHFPPGRTRLQRMLAGRDRTGTKR
- a CDS encoding SDR family oxidoreductase; amino-acid sequence: MSGRPAVDSPLRNRTVVVTGAARGIGAALALELARRGARLALLGHEKPLLDAVAATVPSAALTWEVDVTDAEALAGAADEVRRRLGPPSAVVANAGIATGGPFATSDPALWRRVIDVNLTGSAQTARAFLPDLTDTAGYYLQVASSASLGAAPLMSAYCAAKAGAEAFAQALRAEVAHLGIGVGIAYVHWTDTEMIRDADRYTALRTLRVRMPPPASRVSPVDAVAARLAHAVERRRTTVYVPAWLRMAQVVRTAMPPVVLRRTRRELPRLEDARELTATGPLGAGGRADRAAAEETAGRQTGETADPKTETTPDTGERAAKETDGETDE
- a CDS encoding FAD-dependent oxidoreductase, which codes for MSARGGARPPGRDRRARLLPPRPGRERIAGGPPSAAVVGGGIAGLAAATVLAERGVRVVLHEREPQLGGRVSGRPVTLADGTRATMSRGFHAFFRQYYNLRSLLRRADPALEMLAGLPDYPLRHSSGLCDGFRRVPRTPPWNALGFVALSPAFGPRDLLSLRPSAALPLLDVRTRRVHDRLDHVSAHDFLDSLRFPAAARHLAFEVFSRSFFADPRELSAAEMALMFHIYFLGSSEGLLFDVPREPYPQALWDPLARHLAGHGVTVRTAAPVEAVRPRSDGGHDVVDASGARRYDAVVLALDVDGLRALVDRSPGLGDAEWRARVARLRTAPPFLVSRLWLDRPVAPGRPGFLGTSGYGPLDNVSVVSHWEGEAARWAARSGGSVVELHGYALSPATAPDTAAGELTEQLHRVYPETRDARVLDVRHEYRADCPLFPVGGYRDRPTVRTPDPAVVVAGDLVRTDLPVALMERAATSGFLAANALLERWGVRGEGLWTVPDRGRSALLRALARRGATVTGSTTAGREKRRSRA